The Pseudoalteromonas nigrifaciens genome segment CCGGTATTGCCGGAGTCATATCACCCATGACTAATTTGTCTTCTGATGTGCTATCTCGCGACTGGTTGGTTATGATGGGCTTGACACTCGCGTTACTATTCATGGCGTATGGCTTTCGTGGCGCTGGACGGATTAACCGATTTGAAGGTGCGGGCTTGTTGGTCGCATTTTGTGCTTACAATGTCTGGTTAGTTTCGTCTGTTATTTGATAACGACATTTAAAAATTAAGAAATTTGCATTTGAATTCGCTTCAAATGCATATAAAGAAAGAGATATATATGAAAGATTCACTTATTCAATTTTGGCAAAGTCATTCTGAGACAATAATAGCACTCGGTTATAATTTAATTTTAGCGATTGTTATTTTGGTGGCTAGCTCATTGATAGCAAGAGCAGTACGTAAGGCGATTAAAAATACCAACTCTAAGCTGAATAAAATTGACGCGACCCTGATACCGATCTTTTCAGCGGTTGCCAGTTATGCGGTATATGTCATTGGTGGTGTATTTATTTTAGATATCTTTGGCGTAAATACCGCGAGTCTTATCGCTCTGGTTGGTGCCGCAGGCCTAGCAGTTGGTCTTGCGCTTAAAGATACACTCAGCAACATCGCTGCTGGGATCATGCTATTGATATTACGACCTTTTAAAACTGGGGATTTTATCGAGTTTGGCTCAACCCAAGGGACAGTAAAAGAAATCAGTTTATTCACTACAGTGCTTGAAACCATAGATGGATTGTACATTGCCTCGCCGAATAGCGTCTTGTGGGGTAATAACATCAAAAACTTCACGCGCAATGGTAAGCGACGAATGGATATTGTTGTGGGTATTTCCTATTCAGACTCGATAGATGACGGGTTTAAAATATTGCAGGCTGTAGCAGCAAATGAATCAAGATTGATGACTGAACCAGCGCCTCAAGTCATGGTTGCATCCATGGCCGATAGCGCAGTAAATATTCAGCTTAGAGCATGGGCAACAAATGAAAACTATTGGTCTGCTTATTGGGATTTGAATAAACAAGTAAAAGAAGCCGTTGAAGCGGCTGGTCTAACGATCCCTTTTCCACAACGCACACTGCACGTTGTGTCTGAGCAACGTTTATCTACTGTAAAGGATAAGTCATGAAGCGATTAACTTTGGTGGTGTTAATCAGCTTAATGCTTGGCTTGGTGGCGTGCTCTAAGCCTGTTGAGGTAAAAATGTTAAGTGGCGCTGCACAAGGCACCACTTGGCATGTTTCAGTGTGGAGCAACTCCGCAATTGATACCGAAAGATTACAGGAAGAGATAGAAGCTGAGTTCCTGCGAATTGATAAAATGATGTCGAATTACCATTCAGACTCAGTCATTGAGCAGTTTAATCGCAGTGAAAACCCTCAAGCTATTGAAGTTGGGGAAGAAATTGTCAGCTTGGTTAACATTGCTCGACAAGTGAGTCAGGCAACCAATGGCTGCTATGACTTGACCGTTAAGCCGCTCTTTGATTTGTGGGGGTTTAGCAAAGATGTATTTAATGCCCCCTCTGAAACAGACATCCAAAATGCCATAAAAAAAATTGGCCTAAGTTATCTTACTTCACCAACACAAACCAGCCTGTTAAAAAAACAGCCAGAATTAAGTGTTGATCTATCCTCGATAGCACAAGGTTATAGTGTGTCGCGTATTGCAAAGGTAGTTGAGAGCGCTGGAATAACCGATTACCTAGTTGAAATAGGTGGTGAGATGCAAACTCGCGGGCACAAACCAGATGACTCGTTCTGGCGCATTGCGATAGAACGCCCCTTACCTGGCGATAGGGTTGTTCAAAAAGTGATTGATATTAAGCAGGATGATTCAATTGCTATTATGACGTCAGGCACTTACCGACACTACTTCGATGAACAAGGCAAGCGCTTTAGTCATGTTTTGGATGCACGAACAGGCAAACCGGTTACTCACTCTACCTTATCTGTTACTGTACTTCATGACGACCCCACGCAAGCAGATGCGTGGTCAACAGCCCTACTGTGTCTCGGTGAAAGTGACGCTATACGAGTCGCTAACGAACATGGCGTTGCCGCTTTTATTGTGAGGGAAGAGAAGGGTTCGCTAATCGAGAGCAGCAGTAATGCGTGGAATACGATGAAAAATATAGGGGTAAACTGATGTTAAGACTATTCTCAATTCATCAGAATGTTATTCAGGAAATTGAACATGATGCTGAAAATCTATCTAGTGTCATAAATGGCGCGCAATGGATTGATGTTCATGAGCCTAATGAATTTGATCGTTCGTTATTGATGGAGCTATTGCATACAGAGCTTCCTGAATCCAACGATATTGAAGAGATTGAAGCATCAGCACGCTGTTTTGTTGATAAATCCGGTATTCATATCCATTCGTTGTTTATGACGCAGTCTGAGGGACGTCATCAGACGGTAAGTGTTGCGTGTATTTTACAGAAAGAACGATTGATCACGATCCGCGATGGCGATATTGCAGACTTTCGTTTGCTGAGAATGCGAGCGCGTCGTGGGCAAGTGGAGTCCCGTTCGCCGCAAGACTTGCTAGTGACATTATTGGAACAAAAAGTTGAGAATCACGCTGACTCGCTGGAAGACTTACATCGAGAGTTAGAGGCCGTAAGCTATTTAGTATTGGAAGATGAGACATCCGAACTGGAAGACGCAATAGGAAAGCTGGCTAGACTGGAAGACACAAATGGTAAAATCCGTCTGTGTTTAATGGATACACAACGAGATATCTCATTTTTACTCAGGCACTTGACTGTTCAATCGTCAGAACAGGAAACGCTTAGAGAAATCATGCGGGATATTGAGACCTTGATGTCACATACCACCTTTTTATTCGATAAAATCAATTTTTTGATGGATTCAACACAAGGTTTTATCAATATAGAACAAAATAAAATTATAAAGATTTTTTCTATTGCAGCCGTCGTGTTTTTGCCTCCAACGCTTATCGCTAGTATGTATGGGATGAATTTTGAATTTATGCCAGAGCTTAAGTGGGCATTCGGTTATCCATGGGCTATTGGGTTAATGATTGCTGCGGGTTTTTCACCTTACTTGTATTTTAAACGCAAGGGGTGGCTTAAATAATGGAATTGTGAATAGTAAATAAGCTGGCTCAGCTTCTTAGTCCAAGATGGCCATAAACACTGGCCAATTTCTTGTGATTAGTTCGTTTGACGTCAAACTAATTTTATTTTGCAAAACTTGAAGCAGTGGCGTTTTCCCCAGTGTGGTTTGCAGAAAACGCTTGTTTTTCTCCTGCGAACTTTCCACCATAACGGCGCAACAATTCAAAACAGCCCAAGCAAAGTGAATATTAATATGCTTTATATTCATGATTTTTTGTTCTGAAAATAATGTCTAAATGAACTGACCGATACACAAGACTTCAACAACTAATAGGGCGCTTTTTATGATAACAATAAAAATACCTGGCGGGACAACTAAGATTATAACAGACAACGTTGCTAGCCCTTTTTATTAACAATGTATTACAACCCTTGTCCTAAAATTATTTTTTCGTCTTTGTGATATTTTATTTTAAACGGGTATTGTTTGGTATTTGGACAACTCGGGTAATTTGATAAGGCTAATTACCCGAGTTTTAGTTAACCAATAGAGAGTTGCGCGCTTGGGTACCTTAGTTTTTTACTACGTGGACTTGCTAAAAAATAGGCGATTGTTAGCGGACCTATTCTGCCCATAAACATTAAAAACATAATGATAAATTCACCTATTGGTGACAGCGAACCTGTTAAACCTCGAGATAAGCCAACAGTGCCTATTGCTGATACCGCTTCGAATGCAATATCAATAAAAGGTGCATCTTCGACTAACAATAAAACGAAAATAGCAAGCCAGGTAACTCCTGCAGAAATAATAGTTAAAGCTAATGCTTTATACACAGATTCTTTGTCTATTTCTCGGCGTAACACAGTGATCCCTTTATCACGTCTGAGGTAGCTATAGGTTGCTAATATTAAAACAATAAACGTAACGACCTTTATGCCACTTGCGGTACTCAAAGAGCCGCCACCAATAAACATAAGCATCATAGTTAAAGCGGTGCTGGCATTTTTTAATTCTTCAATAGCAATGGTATTGAATCCCGCAGTACGGGGAGTGACAGCTTGAAACCAAGCAGCTAACCATTTACCTACTTCAGACAGTGGTTGCAGTGTTTTTGGATTATCGTATTCAATCGCGTAAATAAGCAATAATGCAATAACGTTAATAATAACTGTGCTGATCAACATTAATTTACTGTAAGTACATAGTTTTGCCCAACGTTTCGATTTATATAAGTCCATTAATACGGTAAAGCCTAAACCACCAATTATAAACAAACCAGTTATAGTAAGGTTAATCACAGGGTCGGCCACATATGCCATTAAACTGTTTGGGCTCAATGCAAAGCCAGCATTATTAAAAGCACTAATAGTATAAAATACTGCATGCGCAAATGCTTTTAGCCAGCCCATTTCTTGGCCCCAATATAAGGTTAAAATGGTAATACCAAGGCTTTCTACTAGCAGTGAAAATAATAAAACTGACTTAGCAGTGCTGACCAAAGTAGAAGTATCGGTTTGATTATAAGCCGCTTTAGTAATAGTTTTTTGCATAAATCCGACTTTGTTACCAAGTGCTATCAGTGTGACCACAGCAAACGTCATCAGTCCTAAACCACCGAGTTGAATCAATAGTGCAATAACACCTTGCCCAAAGGCGGTAAACGCAGAGCCGGTATCCACAACAACCAACCCGGTTACAGTAACAGCAGACGTTGCCGTGAATAAACTTTGTTCCCAAGAAATAGGAATATGTGCAGCAAAAGGGAGTTTAAGTAATATTGCACCCAGCAATATTAAAAAAATAAAACCAGTGCTTAATATAACCGGAGGTGCGGCGTTTAATTTTTTATTTCCTCTTGGCTTTCGCTCAATTGGAGTTTGTAGGGGATGCCACTGAACCATAGTTTATACCAGCCTTGGTGCAATATGTTTTAATTCAGCTCTATTACCTGTTAATAGTAAGCTATCACGTTCATTCAGGCTAAAGTGGTGTTCAAGTTTTACAAATGTTTGTTTGCCACGTTTTACCAGTAACGGCTCTATTTCGCCTTTAAGATCTTTTAATAGTTGGCCAATCGTTACACCGTGTAAATTAGGTTTTATATGAACTTCAACAACATACAATCCATTCCCTAAGGCTATATAATCGTTCACCATCGGGTAATTAAGCGCTTGTGCTACGCGTACGCCCATTTCTTCTTCTGGATGAATAATCCGTGTAACACCCAGTTTAGAAATAATAGTATGGTGGGCTTTAGTGCTCGCTTTTACCCATATTTGCTCAACCGCTAGGTTCTTTAATGCAAGCGTACACAGAATGCTCGATTGCATGTCTTCACCAATGGCCACTAAAACGGCTTGGCTATTGGCTAAATCAAGCTCTTTAAGTGCGGCTTCATCGGTGGAGTCGCATACTACGGTTTCAGATAAATGCTCGACATATTTCTCAGCGAGCTTAGGGTTGCTATCAACCCCTGTGACTGTATGCCCTAAATGAATTAACTCAAGACTTGCAGCGATACCAAATCGTCCGAGTCCAATAACAGTAAAGTGAGCCATAATTTTCCTTTATTATTTTTGCCAAAAAGCACG includes the following:
- a CDS encoding mechanosensitive ion channel family protein — its product is MKDSLIQFWQSHSETIIALGYNLILAIVILVASSLIARAVRKAIKNTNSKLNKIDATLIPIFSAVASYAVYVIGGVFILDIFGVNTASLIALVGAAGLAVGLALKDTLSNIAAGIMLLILRPFKTGDFIEFGSTQGTVKEISLFTTVLETIDGLYIASPNSVLWGNNIKNFTRNGKRRMDIVVGISYSDSIDDGFKILQAVAANESRLMTEPAPQVMVASMADSAVNIQLRAWATNENYWSAYWDLNKQVKEAVEAAGLTIPFPQRTLHVVSEQRLSTVKDKS
- a CDS encoding FAD:protein FMN transferase — translated: MKRLTLVVLISLMLGLVACSKPVEVKMLSGAAQGTTWHVSVWSNSAIDTERLQEEIEAEFLRIDKMMSNYHSDSVIEQFNRSENPQAIEVGEEIVSLVNIARQVSQATNGCYDLTVKPLFDLWGFSKDVFNAPSETDIQNAIKKIGLSYLTSPTQTSLLKKQPELSVDLSSIAQGYSVSRIAKVVESAGITDYLVEIGGEMQTRGHKPDDSFWRIAIERPLPGDRVVQKVIDIKQDDSIAIMTSGTYRHYFDEQGKRFSHVLDARTGKPVTHSTLSVTVLHDDPTQADAWSTALLCLGESDAIRVANEHGVAAFIVREEKGSLIESSSNAWNTMKNIGVN
- the corA gene encoding magnesium/cobalt transporter CorA, with the translated sequence MEYDEKYRGKLMLRLFSIHQNVIQEIEHDAENLSSVINGAQWIDVHEPNEFDRSLLMELLHTELPESNDIEEIEASARCFVDKSGIHIHSLFMTQSEGRHQTVSVACILQKERLITIRDGDIADFRLLRMRARRGQVESRSPQDLLVTLLEQKVENHADSLEDLHRELEAVSYLVLEDETSELEDAIGKLARLEDTNGKIRLCLMDTQRDISFLLRHLTVQSSEQETLREIMRDIETLMSHTTFLFDKINFLMDSTQGFINIEQNKIIKIFSIAAVVFLPPTLIASMYGMNFEFMPELKWAFGYPWAIGLMIAAGFSPYLYFKRKGWLK
- a CDS encoding TrkH family potassium uptake protein, encoding MVQWHPLQTPIERKPRGNKKLNAAPPVILSTGFIFLILLGAILLKLPFAAHIPISWEQSLFTATSAVTVTGLVVVDTGSAFTAFGQGVIALLIQLGGLGLMTFAVVTLIALGNKVGFMQKTITKAAYNQTDTSTLVSTAKSVLLFSLLVESLGITILTLYWGQEMGWLKAFAHAVFYTISAFNNAGFALSPNSLMAYVADPVINLTITGLFIIGGLGFTVLMDLYKSKRWAKLCTYSKLMLISTVIINVIALLLIYAIEYDNPKTLQPLSEVGKWLAAWFQAVTPRTAGFNTIAIEELKNASTALTMMLMFIGGGSLSTASGIKVVTFIVLILATYSYLRRDKGITVLRREIDKESVYKALALTIISAGVTWLAIFVLLLVEDAPFIDIAFEAVSAIGTVGLSRGLTGSLSPIGEFIIMFLMFMGRIGPLTIAYFLASPRSKKLRYPSAQLSIG
- a CDS encoding potassium channel family protein; this translates as MAHFTVIGLGRFGIAASLELIHLGHTVTGVDSNPKLAEKYVEHLSETVVCDSTDEAALKELDLANSQAVLVAIGEDMQSSILCTLALKNLAVEQIWVKASTKAHHTIISKLGVTRIIHPEEEMGVRVAQALNYPMVNDYIALGNGLYVVEVHIKPNLHGVTIGQLLKDLKGEIEPLLVKRGKQTFVKLEHHFSLNERDSLLLTGNRAELKHIAPRLV